Proteins encoded within one genomic window of Panicum virgatum strain AP13 chromosome 1N, P.virgatum_v5, whole genome shotgun sequence:
- the LOC120654152 gene encoding protein CANDIDATE G-PROTEIN COUPLED RECEPTOR 7-like has protein sequence MGTSVAVAVAVAVAALLLLGRVAHAEIKTTSIVSDPRLIILFEQFGFASGGRATISISRAAWQLRRGSRRKSVDPSLMGFVLISGAQFPKVNNQTEYAAADPPGGGGGGFCVLTSDYALPVLRLNDVAPGGASTTVTIDDPDEYAVVFSNCQDGAEVTMDVRTEMYNVRRDASGGIRDYLPVGLQPLPAIYAGVSAVYLAFLAGWVWTCRRQRATAERIHAVMGALLLFKALKTACAAEDAWFVERTGTPHGWDVAFYVFGFFKGILLFTVIVLIGTGWSFLKPYLQEREKSVLMIVIPLQVIENLVLVVIGETGPTGKDWIVWNQVFLLVDVICCCAVFFPIIWSIRGLREASKTDGKAARNLRKLTLFKRFYLVVVGYLYFTRIIVSAFLAVLNYKYQWGVNVAVEGASLAFYLFVFYNFKPVEKNPYLYIADEEDEVAGGELEMDDGAF, from the exons ATGGGCAcctccgtcgccgtcgccgtcgcggtggccgtcgccgccctcctcctcctcgggcgGGTCGCCCATGCCGAGATCAAGACCACGTCCATCGTGTCGGACCCGAGGCTGATCATCCTCTTCGAGCAGTTCGGCTTCGCTAGCGGCGGCCGGGCCACGATCTCCATAAGCCGCGCGGCGTGGCAGCTCCGGCGGGGGTCGCGCCGCAAGAGCGTCGACCCCAGCCTCATGGGGTTCGTGCTCATCTCCGGCGCCCAGTTCCCCAAGGTCAACAACCAGACCGAGTACGCCGCCGCGGACCcgccgggaggcggcggcggcgggttctgCGTTCTGACGAGCGACTACGCGCTCCCGGTGCTCCGGCTCAACGACGTCGCGCCTGGCGGGGCCAGCACCACGGTGACCATCGACGACCCCGACGAGTACGCCGTCGTGTTCAGCAACTGCCAGGACGGCGCGGAGGTCACCATGGACGTGCGCACCGAGATGTACAACGTGCGCCGCGACGCCTCCGGCGGGATCAGGGACTACCTCCCCGTGGGGCTGCAGCCGCTGCCGGCCATCTACGCGGGCGTGTCGGCGGTGTACCTCGCGTTCCTGGCGGGGTGGGTGTGGACGTGCCGCCGGCAGCGCGCCACCGCGGAGCGGATCCACGCCGTGATGGGCGCGCTGCTGCTGTTCAAGGCGCTCAAGACGGCGTGCGCCGCCGAGGACGCGTGGTTCGTCGAGCGCACGGGCACGCCGCACGGCTGGGACGTCGCCTTCTACGTCTTCGGCTTCTTCAAGGGCATCCTGCTCTTCACCGTCATCGTCCTCATCGGCACCGGCTGGTCCTTCCTCAAGCCCTACCTCCAG GAGCGCGAGAAGAGCGTGCTCATGATCGTGATCCCGCTGCAAGTGATCGAGAACCTGGTGCTGGTGGTGATCGGCGAGACGGGGCCGACAGGGAAGGACTGGATCGTGTGGAACCAGGTGTTCCTGCTGGTCGACGTCATCTGCTGCTGCGCCGTCTTCTTCCCCATCATCTGGTCCATCCGCGGCCTGCGCGAGGCCTCCAAGACCGACGGCAAGGCGGCGCGCAACCTCCGGAAGCTCACGCTCTTCAAGCGCTTCtacctcgtcgtcgtcggctaCCTCTACTTCACCCGGATCATCGTGTCGGCGTTCCTCGCGGTGCTCAACTACAAGTACCAGTGGGGCGTCAACGTCGCCGTCGAGGGCGCCAGCCTCGCCTTCTACCTCTTCGTGTTCTACAACTTCAAGCCGGTGGAGAAGAACCCGTATCTGTACATCGCCGACGAGGAGGATgaggtcgccggcggggagCTCGAGATGGATGATGGGGCTTTCTGA
- the LOC120653631 gene encoding early nodulin-like protein 1: protein MASAAGIVVSSRALPVLAIAGAVLVAAPGASATEAAAAPRPAPLEFRVGGPRGWRVPDANTSYIWWATNNRFHVGDRLLFKYAQDSVLVVDRPAFDACNATEPLAAFSDGATTVRLDRPGFFCFISSEPGHCQQGQRLMVRVMVHPAGLAAAAPAPGILAQPGGRPRPSSGCASSAAAEWVAAAASVAVMAAMAVLVGLL from the exons ATGGCGTCGGCGGCCggcatcgtcgtcagctcccGCGCGCTCCCCGTGCTGGccatcgccggcgccgtcctcgtcgccgcGCCCGGCGCCAGCGCCACCGAGGCAGCagccgcgccgcggccggccccgCTGGAGTTCCGCGTGGGCGGGCCGCGCGGGTGGCGCGTCCCCGACGCCAACACCAGCTACATCTGGTGGGCTACCAACAACCGCTTCCACGTCGGCGACCGCCTCC TGTTCAAGTACGCCCAGGACTCGGTGCTGGTGGTGGACCGCCCGGCCTTCGACGCCTGCAACGCCACCGAGCCGCTCGCCGCCTTCTCCGACGGCGCCACCACGGTGCGCCTCGACCGCCCGGGCTTCTTCTGCTTCATCAGCAGCGAGCCGGGCCACTGCCAGCAGGGCCAGAGGCTCATGGTGCGCGTCATGGTGCacccggccggcctggccgccgcggcgcccgcgcccgggATCTTGGCACAGCCGGGCGGGCGCCCCAGGCCGTCGTCGGGGTGCGcgtcctccgccgctgccgaaTGGGTCGCTGCCGCCGCAAGCGTCGCCGTCATGGCGGCGATGGCTGTGCTTGTTGGTCTCCTCTAG